The following are from one region of the Egicoccus sp. AB-alg6-2 genome:
- a CDS encoding 5'-nucleotidase C-terminal domain-containing protein produces MNTSRARSLVGAAPDRMRIALIGLLTAAMLLALLPSASLAQSAGFSDVPNDNVHRPAIEELAAMGVLRGYDDGTFRPGQSINRGQLAAMMARTLELDPVVPAGFSDTAGIAHEGAIGALARAGIVLGYGDGTFRPAEAIRRDHTATIIARWLGLSPAEVGPFTDVAGYHAGNVHVLERVDVVEGRTTTTYEPLRSVTRAQTASLVHRALDIADLEQVRFLATNDFHGRIGNAAVLSTHLNRIRDAHPNTLHVDAGDLVGATPVLSNLFYDEPTVEVMNAMGLDVQTVGNHEFDRGRDEIERRAAGGCFEDDCSYRGGEPFEGQEFTTLSTNVIDEASGDTLAEPYAIYDMGGFDVGFLGVVVEDTPTVVHPDGVVGLDFLPEAEAVNDWVPVLEDEGVDLIVVLMHEGGRQSGGANACTDFAGAAAPIIDAFDEAVDVVVTGHTHESYVCDFEEGPLVTSAYQYGTMFTEITLLLDADGEVVYRMADNRAVSSDVTPDPEVAAIVAHYQELAGPFLEEVVGTSEVAIPRTTRSAESAQGNLATDALRDQLDDIDFAFQNSGGLRADLTQDDQRDGDLYEITRADVLEVWPFGNTVAVAQIDGPTLEAILANGVREIGGGRFIQVSGLRIEYSIDASVDPDDNNGFPRGVVESVEYWGHVDHEDGTPVDLSASATYRIAMNDFMSLGGDGYPNIADDVVLLGDPLENYIIGYLEANSPVNPQVEGRITAVD; encoded by the coding sequence ATGAACACCTCTCGAGCACGGAGTCTGGTCGGGGCCGCCCCCGACCGGATGCGCATCGCGCTCATCGGCCTGCTCACGGCCGCGATGCTGTTGGCGCTGCTGCCCTCGGCATCCTTGGCGCAGAGCGCTGGATTCAGCGACGTCCCCAACGACAACGTTCACCGACCGGCCATCGAAGAGCTCGCCGCCATGGGCGTGTTGCGGGGCTACGACGACGGCACCTTCCGCCCGGGTCAGAGCATCAACCGTGGTCAGTTGGCCGCGATGATGGCCCGCACCCTTGAGCTCGACCCGGTGGTTCCCGCCGGCTTCAGCGACACGGCCGGCATCGCCCACGAGGGCGCCATCGGCGCGCTGGCGCGGGCGGGCATCGTGCTCGGCTACGGCGACGGCACGTTCCGTCCCGCGGAGGCGATCCGACGCGACCACACGGCGACCATCATCGCGCGTTGGCTCGGGCTCAGCCCCGCCGAGGTCGGTCCCTTCACCGACGTCGCGGGCTACCACGCCGGCAACGTCCACGTGCTCGAGCGCGTCGACGTCGTCGAAGGCCGGACCACGACCACCTACGAACCGCTCCGTTCGGTGACCCGGGCGCAGACGGCGTCGCTGGTGCACCGCGCCCTCGACATCGCCGACCTCGAGCAGGTCCGCTTCCTGGCGACCAACGACTTCCACGGCCGTATCGGCAACGCGGCCGTCCTGTCGACCCATCTCAACCGGATCCGGGACGCGCACCCCAACACGCTCCACGTCGACGCGGGTGACCTCGTCGGCGCGACCCCGGTGCTGTCGAACCTGTTCTACGACGAGCCCACGGTCGAGGTCATGAACGCGATGGGCCTCGACGTCCAGACGGTCGGCAACCACGAGTTCGACCGCGGCCGTGACGAGATCGAGCGTCGCGCCGCCGGTGGCTGCTTCGAGGACGACTGTTCCTACCGCGGTGGCGAGCCGTTCGAGGGCCAGGAGTTCACGACCCTGTCGACCAACGTGATCGACGAGGCCAGCGGTGACACGCTCGCCGAGCCGTACGCGATCTACGACATGGGCGGCTTCGACGTCGGCTTCCTCGGCGTCGTCGTCGAGGACACCCCGACCGTCGTGCACCCCGACGGTGTCGTCGGTCTCGACTTCCTGCCGGAAGCCGAAGCCGTCAACGACTGGGTGCCCGTACTCGAGGACGAGGGCGTCGACCTCATCGTCGTGCTGATGCACGAGGGCGGCCGCCAGTCCGGCGGAGCCAACGCCTGCACGGACTTCGCAGGTGCGGCGGCCCCGATCATCGACGCCTTCGACGAGGCGGTCGACGTCGTGGTCACCGGCCACACCCACGAGTCGTACGTCTGCGACTTCGAGGAGGGACCCCTGGTCACCTCGGCGTACCAGTACGGGACGATGTTCACCGAGATCACCCTGCTGCTGGACGCGGACGGCGAGGTCGTCTACCGGATGGCCGACAACCGCGCCGTCAGCAGCGACGTCACCCCCGACCCCGAGGTCGCTGCCATCGTGGCGCACTACCAGGAGCTGGCCGGACCCTTCCTCGAGGAGGTGGTCGGTACCAGCGAGGTGGCGATTCCCCGCACGACCCGTTCGGCCGAGTCCGCCCAGGGCAACCTGGCGACCGACGCGCTGCGCGACCAGCTCGACGACATCGACTTCGCGTTCCAGAACTCGGGCGGCCTGCGCGCTGACCTGACCCAGGACGATCAGCGCGACGGCGACCTGTACGAGATCACGCGGGCAGACGTCCTCGAGGTGTGGCCGTTCGGAAACACGGTCGCCGTGGCCCAGATCGACGGTCCGACACTCGAGGCGATCCTCGCCAACGGTGTCCGCGAGATCGGCGGCGGGCGCTTCATCCAGGTCTCGGGCCTGCGCATCGAGTACTCCATCGACGCGTCGGTCGACCCCGACGACAACAACGGGTTCCCCCGTGGTGTCGTCGAGTCGGTCGAGTACTGGGGTCACGTGGACCACGAGGACGGCACCCCGGTCGACCTCAGTGCCTCGGCGACCTACCGCATCGCCATGAACGACTTCATGTCGCTCGGCGGGGACGGCTACCCCAACATCGCGGACGACGTGGTCCTGTTGGGTGATCCGCTGGAGAACTACATCATCGGCTACCTCGAGGCGAACTCCCCCGTGAACCCGCAGGTGGAGGGCCGCATCACGGCGGTCGACTGA
- a CDS encoding ABC transporter substrate-binding protein, which produces MRIRLLSLTAAIALVLAACGDGGGGVDLDDPGAEPDTTDPGGDGDAEGDADGESAAEGGTLIAAIGGEPDQLNPLTTTSGFAFTIFENVYDTLVQPGDDLTMEPALAESWETSDDLLTWVFTLREGVTFHDGSTLDAQDVVATYEYIAEEGANNWRLTGMSFEATDDATVTVNLEQPAPNILEQLGGFKGMAIVPAEQIEAGTLGDEVIGTGPFQLTSSGADVIELQAFDDYWGEGPHLDGIEFRIIPDEGVKLTNLETGEVDWIDSVPPEQVVDLENGDDVVIGRVAGLDYWYMALNHDREPFDQVEVRRAIAFALNPEDIAEATHFEAATPTETAIPEGSFWHHDYTPFGHDPEEAQRLLDEAGVEGLSIDLMVSNEHPESVTAAQVIESQLGEVGIDVQIRTEDFTTWLADQGAGDFDAFMLGWLRNLDPDDFYYAQHHSEGGSNFQGFSDPEVDRLLDEGRAELDDDARKEIYDQAAELIVDQASYIYFYNPDVIQAWSHDVSDYDVRPDAVRFVTTRLNR; this is translated from the coding sequence GTGCGTATCCGCCTGCTGAGCCTGACCGCCGCCATCGCCCTGGTGCTCGCCGCATGCGGGGACGGCGGCGGTGGCGTCGATCTCGACGATCCGGGGGCCGAGCCCGACACGACCGATCCCGGCGGCGACGGGGACGCCGAGGGCGATGCCGACGGCGAGTCAGCCGCCGAGGGCGGGACCCTCATCGCCGCGATCGGTGGCGAGCCAGATCAGCTCAACCCGTTGACGACCACGTCGGGCTTCGCGTTCACGATCTTCGAGAACGTCTACGACACGTTGGTGCAGCCCGGCGACGACCTCACCATGGAGCCCGCGCTGGCCGAGTCGTGGGAGACCTCCGACGACCTGTTGACCTGGGTCTTCACCCTCCGCGAGGGGGTGACGTTCCACGACGGCTCGACCCTCGACGCGCAGGACGTGGTGGCCACCTACGAATACATCGCCGAGGAGGGGGCCAACAACTGGCGCCTGACGGGGATGAGCTTCGAGGCCACCGACGACGCCACGGTCACGGTCAACCTCGAACAGCCGGCGCCCAACATCCTCGAGCAGCTCGGTGGCTTCAAGGGCATGGCGATCGTGCCCGCCGAACAGATCGAAGCGGGGACGCTCGGTGACGAGGTCATCGGGACGGGACCGTTCCAGCTGACGTCGTCGGGCGCTGACGTCATCGAACTGCAGGCGTTCGACGACTACTGGGGTGAGGGCCCCCATCTCGACGGCATCGAGTTCCGCATCATCCCCGACGAGGGCGTGAAGCTGACCAACCTCGAGACCGGAGAGGTCGACTGGATCGACTCGGTGCCTCCCGAGCAGGTCGTCGATCTCGAGAACGGCGACGACGTCGTCATCGGTCGCGTCGCGGGCCTCGACTACTGGTACATGGCGCTCAACCACGACCGCGAGCCGTTCGACCAGGTCGAGGTCCGTCGCGCCATCGCGTTCGCCCTCAATCCGGAGGACATCGCGGAAGCGACCCACTTCGAGGCGGCGACCCCGACCGAGACGGCCATCCCGGAGGGCAGCTTCTGGCACCACGACTACACGCCCTTCGGGCACGACCCCGAGGAAGCGCAACGTCTGCTCGACGAGGCCGGTGTCGAGGGGTTGTCCATCGACCTCATGGTCTCCAACGAGCACCCCGAGTCCGTCACCGCGGCACAGGTCATCGAGAGCCAGCTCGGCGAGGTCGGCATCGACGTGCAGATCCGCACCGAGGACTTCACGACGTGGCTCGCCGACCAGGGCGCCGGCGACTTCGACGCCTTCATGCTCGGGTGGCTGCGCAACCTCGACCCCGACGACTTCTACTACGCCCAACACCACTCCGAGGGCGGCAGCAACTTCCAGGGCTTCAGCGACCCCGAGGTCGACCGCCTGCTCGACGAGGGCCGGGCCGAACTCGACGACGACGCGCGCAAGGAGATCTACGACCAGGCCGCCGAACTGATCGTCGACCAGGCGTCGTACATCTACTTCTACAACCCCGACGTGATCCAGGCCTGGTCGCACGACGTCAGCGACTACGACGTGCGTCCCGATGCCGTCCGCTTCGTCACCACCCGCCTCAACCGCTGA
- a CDS encoding ABC transporter permease, producing MGRYVLRRTGQALVALVGVSIVVFALMHLVPGDPVLAALGTRYDPALYEALVQRAGLDQPVLVQYFDWAGRALRGDLGVSFRTGEPVTTRLGARLPATATLTLGALLVGLVIALPAGIISAVRQGKTADYVANTFAQIGVSVPDFWYGILLILVFAQTLGWLPVGGYRPILEDPAAGLQRLVLPSLTAGVVTGAILTRFVRSSMLEALNAEHVRLARAKGLPWRYVLRHHVLRNAWIPIITVTGLQMGTLLGGIVVVEIVFSWPGLGREALDAVFSRDYPVLQGAVLLIAAIFLLINLLVDLAYARLDPRIRV from the coding sequence GTGGGGCGGTACGTGCTGCGGCGCACGGGCCAGGCGCTGGTCGCGCTGGTCGGCGTCTCGATCGTGGTCTTCGCGCTGATGCACCTGGTGCCGGGCGACCCGGTGCTCGCCGCGCTCGGGACCCGCTACGACCCGGCGCTGTACGAGGCGCTGGTGCAACGCGCCGGCCTGGACCAGCCCGTGCTGGTGCAGTACTTCGACTGGGCGGGCCGCGCGCTGCGTGGTGACCTCGGGGTGAGCTTCCGCACCGGGGAGCCGGTCACGACCCGACTCGGTGCCCGCCTTCCCGCCACGGCCACGCTGACGCTGGGCGCCCTGCTCGTCGGGCTCGTCATCGCGCTGCCCGCGGGCATCATCTCGGCGGTGCGGCAGGGGAAGACCGCCGACTACGTCGCCAACACGTTCGCGCAGATCGGCGTGTCGGTCCCCGACTTCTGGTACGGGATCCTGCTGATCCTGGTGTTCGCGCAGACGCTGGGGTGGCTGCCCGTCGGCGGCTACCGCCCGATCCTCGAGGATCCGGCGGCCGGCCTGCAGCGCCTGGTCCTGCCGTCGTTGACCGCCGGGGTCGTCACGGGCGCGATCCTGACCCGGTTCGTGCGCTCCAGCATGCTCGAGGCGCTCAACGCCGAGCACGTCAGGCTGGCGCGCGCCAAGGGCCTGCCGTGGCGGTACGTGTTGCGCCACCACGTCCTGCGCAACGCCTGGATCCCGATCATCACGGTGACCGGCCTGCAGATGGGCACCCTGCTCGGGGGCATCGTCGTGGTCGAGATCGTGTTCTCCTGGCCCGGGCTCGGACGCGAGGCGCTGGATGCGGTGTTCAGCCGCGACTATCCGGTCCTGCAGGGGGCGGTGCTGCTGATCGCGGCCATCTTCCTGCTCATCAACCTGCTGGTCGACCTGGCCTATGCCCGGCTCGACCCGCGCATCCGCGTGTGA
- a CDS encoding ABC transporter permease, with translation MLEAPTTARVPRWRQTLSVLLANRLAAFGLLLLLALLLVALFAPQLARYPINEQNLAQRFEGPSAAYWFGTDNLGRDIYSRVVIGSRVSLQVGAVAVGISLVAGTLIGLLAGYRGGWIDTLWMRTMDVLFSFPVVLLAIALVAVLGPSLRNTMIAIGIVFTPIFARVVRGSVLSVREDLHVRAVRSLGAGDGRIVMRHVLPNVAAPIIVQASLSLAFAILTEAALSYIGVGVQPPNPAWGYMLADAQSYQRQGWWLSVFPGAAIFLTVMSFNLVGDGLRDALDPQQRSIIESRGVE, from the coding sequence GTGCTCGAGGCACCGACGACCGCCCGCGTCCCGCGCTGGCGTCAGACCCTGTCGGTGCTGCTCGCCAACCGGCTGGCCGCGTTCGGCCTGCTGTTGCTGCTGGCGTTGCTGCTGGTCGCCTTGTTCGCTCCGCAGTTGGCGCGCTACCCCATCAACGAGCAGAACCTCGCCCAACGCTTCGAGGGACCGTCCGCGGCCTACTGGTTCGGTACCGACAACCTCGGGCGCGACATCTACAGCCGGGTCGTGATCGGCTCCCGGGTGTCGCTGCAGGTCGGCGCCGTCGCGGTCGGCATCTCCCTGGTGGCGGGAACGCTGATCGGCCTGCTCGCCGGCTACCGCGGCGGCTGGATCGACACGCTGTGGATGCGCACGATGGACGTGCTGTTCTCCTTCCCCGTGGTCCTGCTCGCCATCGCCCTGGTCGCGGTACTGGGCCCCAGCCTGCGCAACACCATGATCGCGATCGGCATCGTGTTCACCCCGATCTTCGCCCGCGTCGTTCGGGGCAGCGTGCTCTCGGTTCGCGAAGACCTGCACGTGCGGGCGGTCCGATCCCTCGGCGCCGGCGACGGGCGCATCGTCATGCGCCACGTCCTGCCCAACGTCGCCGCACCCATCATCGTGCAGGCGTCGTTGAGCCTGGCGTTCGCGATCCTGACCGAGGCGGCGCTCAGCTACATCGGCGTCGGCGTGCAGCCACCGAACCCGGCCTGGGGCTACATGCTCGCCGACGCGCAGTCCTACCAGCGACAGGGCTGGTGGCTGTCGGTCTTCCCCGGCGCCGCGATCTTCCTCACCGTGATGTCGTTCAACCTCGTCGGCGACGGCCTGCGCGACGCCCTCGATCCGCAACAGCGTTCGATCATCGAGTCGCGGGGGGTCGAATGA
- a CDS encoding ABC transporter ATP-binding protein, whose product MSHDEVVLSVRDLEVSFATKRGLARVVRGVDYDLRRGETLALVGESGSGKSVSTMALTKLIPMPPGRVSGTAHLAGQDLLALSERELLSVRGRQVGFVFQDPMTSLNPVHAIGRQLTEGMRHHLGVSQAEARDRAVELLRTVGIPAAEKRLDDYPHQFSGGMRQRVVIAIGLSCDPQVLIADEATTALDVTTQAQITELVDRLQDELGMAVIWITHDLGVVAGIADRVLVMYAGEIVEEAPVDELFADPRHPYTVGLLRSLPILGAFDREELTSIPGLPPAPTELPPGCAFHPRCAFRGDDRCADERPPLQEVAPGHRVRAFYEVAETERREAATLGTSAFAATDEEPT is encoded by the coding sequence ATGAGCCACGACGAGGTGGTCCTGTCCGTGCGCGACCTCGAGGTGTCGTTCGCGACCAAGCGCGGCCTGGCCCGGGTCGTCCGCGGGGTCGACTACGACCTGCGACGCGGCGAGACGCTGGCGCTGGTCGGCGAGTCGGGGTCTGGCAAGTCCGTCTCCACGATGGCGCTGACCAAGCTGATCCCGATGCCGCCCGGGCGGGTGTCCGGCACCGCCCACCTCGCCGGCCAGGACCTGCTGGCCCTCTCGGAACGCGAGTTGCTGTCGGTGCGGGGGCGGCAGGTCGGCTTCGTGTTCCAGGACCCGATGACCTCGCTCAACCCGGTGCACGCGATCGGGCGCCAGTTGACCGAGGGCATGCGCCACCACCTGGGCGTCTCGCAGGCCGAGGCCCGGGACCGCGCGGTCGAGTTGCTGCGTACCGTCGGCATCCCGGCCGCCGAGAAGCGACTCGACGACTACCCACACCAGTTCAGCGGCGGCATGCGGCAACGGGTGGTCATCGCCATCGGGCTCTCGTGCGACCCGCAGGTGCTGATCGCCGACGAGGCGACGACCGCCCTCGACGTCACGACGCAGGCACAGATCACCGAACTCGTCGACCGGTTGCAGGACGAGCTCGGCATGGCGGTCATCTGGATCACCCACGACCTCGGTGTGGTCGCCGGGATCGCGGACCGGGTTCTGGTGATGTACGCCGGCGAGATCGTCGAGGAGGCGCCGGTGGACGAACTGTTCGCCGACCCGCGCCACCCCTACACGGTCGGTCTGCTGCGCTCGCTGCCGATCCTGGGCGCCTTCGACCGCGAGGAGTTGACCTCGATCCCGGGGTTGCCGCCGGCGCCGACCGAACTGCCGCCGGGGTGCGCCTTCCATCCACGCTGTGCTTTCCGCGGCGACGACCGCTGCGCCGACGAGCGCCCGCCGCTGCAGGAGGTCGCCCCCGGTCACCGGGTCCGCGCCTTCTACGAGGTCGCCGAGACCGAACGCCGTGAGGCGGCGACGCTGGGCACCTCCGCGTTCGCCGCAACCGACGAGGAGCCGACGTGA
- a CDS encoding ABC transporter ATP-binding protein has product MSDPLVHVDDLHVHFPVGGRARMRRDHGRAVRAVDGISLTIERGQTLGLVGESGCGKSTTGLAILRLIEPTSGAVHFDGTDLATLSRKDLRRFRRRAAMIFQDPYASLDPRRTVGDAVGEALDIHDLHQGRQARRTRIGDLLERVGLHPDTAERYPHEFSGGQRQRVGIARALAVEPDFLVCDEPIAALDVSIQAQVLNLLDELQAELGLTYLFIAHDLAAVQHVADRIAVMYLGRVVEEGDRRQVIARPQHPYTRALLSAVPVPDPAAERRRQRVRLVGEVPSPMDPPSGCRFRTRCPDVFGSCGVVDPDLQPVGQGHRAACLLHGEVGQPVERSEHPDANQHDAGLDGVLSN; this is encoded by the coding sequence GTGAGTGACCCGCTCGTCCACGTCGACGACCTCCACGTCCACTTCCCCGTGGGTGGTCGCGCCCGCATGCGGCGCGACCACGGCAGGGCCGTCCGTGCCGTCGACGGCATCAGCCTCACCATCGAGCGCGGCCAGACCCTGGGCCTGGTCGGCGAATCGGGCTGCGGCAAGTCGACCACCGGGCTGGCCATCCTGCGGCTGATCGAGCCGACCTCGGGCGCGGTGCACTTCGACGGCACCGACCTCGCCACGCTCTCGCGCAAGGACCTCCGCCGCTTCCGGCGACGGGCGGCGATGATCTTCCAGGATCCCTATGCGTCGCTGGATCCGCGTCGCACCGTGGGCGACGCGGTCGGCGAGGCGCTCGACATCCACGACCTGCACCAGGGCCGGCAGGCGCGCCGCACGCGCATCGGCGACCTCCTCGAACGCGTCGGGCTTCATCCCGACACCGCCGAGCGCTACCCCCACGAGTTCTCGGGCGGGCAGCGTCAGCGGGTCGGTATCGCGCGTGCCCTGGCGGTCGAACCGGACTTCCTCGTCTGCGACGAACCGATCGCTGCCCTGGACGTCTCCATCCAGGCGCAGGTGCTCAACCTGCTCGACGAACTCCAGGCCGAGCTCGGGCTGACCTACCTGTTCATCGCCCACGACCTCGCGGCCGTCCAGCACGTCGCCGACCGCATCGCCGTGATGTATCTCGGGCGTGTCGTGGAGGAGGGCGACCGGCGACAGGTCATCGCCCGACCGCAGCACCCCTACACGCGCGCTTTGTTGTCGGCCGTACCGGTCCCCGACCCCGCCGCCGAACGCCGACGGCAGCGCGTCCGGCTCGTCGGCGAGGTACCGAGCCCGATGGACCCGCCCTCGGGGTGCCGTTTCCGCACCCGTTGCCCCGACGTCTTCGGCTCGTGCGGGGTCGTCGATCCCGACCTCCAGCCGGTCGGCCAGGGCCATCGGGCCGCCTGTCTGCTGCACGGCGAGGTCGGTCAGCCGGTCGAGCGGTCGGAGCACCCCGACGCGAACCAGCACGACGCCGGATTGGATGGGGTCCTGTCGAACTGA
- a CDS encoding gluconate 2-dehydrogenase subunit 3 family protein gives MAQQERPLPTSVQTGADRDPADERPERSRLSRRSFLAVTGTLATAAVVPGCTTGRGTPAVPQEGPSAAPQPGLDVAEAATGDRLGRFLDPQQIAIVAAIAARVIPGDADDPGAVEAGAVEYIDRLLATHESYPQRTYTQRPFAQTYEGDTEPPPEPGVIWVREDQLDRYGWQSGIPPREIYRMGLPRLDALAEQRHGSAFAELGDDDQDALLRALEDDEDDDVGELFDEVPASTFFDLVRGHVVEGFLADPVYGGNRDLVGWEHIGFPGSQRGYSPQELLDPNFSRPPQGLAQLPMMHGAHREDDHHDHGGAALGSIRRRHPNGPLD, from the coding sequence GTGGCGCAACAGGAGCGGCCCCTGCCCACGAGCGTCCAGACCGGCGCGGATCGTGATCCGGCCGACGAACGCCCGGAACGGAGCCGGCTGAGCCGACGCTCCTTCCTGGCGGTCACCGGGACCCTGGCGACCGCCGCGGTGGTCCCGGGTTGCACGACCGGCCGCGGGACCCCGGCCGTTCCGCAGGAGGGGCCGTCGGCCGCTCCGCAGCCCGGGCTCGATGTCGCGGAGGCGGCAACCGGGGACCGGCTGGGGCGGTTCCTCGACCCCCAGCAGATCGCGATCGTCGCGGCCATCGCCGCACGCGTCATTCCCGGTGACGCCGACGACCCCGGCGCGGTCGAGGCCGGCGCGGTCGAGTACATCGACCGCCTCCTCGCCACGCACGAGAGCTACCCGCAACGCACGTACACGCAGCGGCCATTCGCACAGACCTACGAGGGCGACACCGAACCACCACCCGAACCCGGGGTCATCTGGGTCCGCGAGGACCAGCTCGACCGCTACGGCTGGCAGAGCGGCATCCCGCCCCGCGAGATCTACCGCATGGGTCTGCCCCGTCTGGACGCCCTGGCGGAGCAGCGGCACGGATCCGCGTTCGCCGAGCTCGGTGACGACGACCAGGACGCCCTGCTCCGGGCGCTCGAGGACGACGAGGACGACGACGTCGGCGAGCTGTTCGACGAGGTGCCGGCGTCGACCTTCTTCGACCTCGTACGCGGTCATGTCGTCGAGGGGTTCCTCGCCGACCCGGTGTACGGCGGCAACCGTGACCTCGTGGGGTGGGAGCACATCGGCTTCCCCGGCTCGCAGCGTGGGTACAGCCCCCAGGAGCTGCTCGACCCCAACTTCTCCCGTCCGCCGCAGGGACTCGCCCAACTGCCGATGATGCACGGCGCGCACCGCGAGGACGACCATCACGACCATGGTGGTGCCGCGCTGGGTTCCATCCGCCGGCGGCATCCCAACGGCCCGCTCGACTGA
- a CDS encoding GMC family oxidoreductase encodes MAIEHPEVDVVTMGAGFTAAITAQQLTAEGLSVVSLEKGGAKWTWPDFAHNHDELRFTSRHELLHEIEKESWTWRPDPAAPALPMRQYGAFHPGTNMGGAGTHWSAVMWRFLPSDYDWLTHHTERYGPDALPEGHSNQDWPVSYDDLEPHFTQFEIDTGMSGQTGNLNGQLLEGGNPFEGPRSQPYPLPPLAPTRAGSRFAEAAERLGLRPFLQPSSILSQGYTDMTGKPRSGCLYCGYCTRYGCEVDAKLSPQTTFLPLAFDTGRYEIRTHCYVTGIETDNTGRATGLTYLGRDGREHFQPARIILVSGYTMSNVRLLMLSRSNAHPDGIGNARGQLGRNATHQILQLPSIGMFEGERFNTFMGNTATTHAVYEYVGDNFDHTGLGFVGGAQIFPYAGERLPIGNVEGIPHAATTGEENADGDPREWGQAFKDRMRNWDSFIPLAIQGDSLAYEQNRFDLDPNFTDFLGRPLLRITFDWTDNERRLHAFLAERCSEIMDEMGPTERTDQPEIEDYNIGRYQTTHIQGGCIAGDDPGNSVTNRYGQVWDAPNVFVTGAALFPQNPGANPTTTVTAWMYYALEAIKSQYLRNPGELMS; translated from the coding sequence GTGGCCATCGAACACCCCGAGGTCGACGTCGTCACCATGGGCGCCGGCTTCACCGCCGCGATCACCGCCCAGCAGCTGACGGCGGAGGGCCTGAGCGTCGTCAGCCTCGAGAAGGGCGGGGCGAAGTGGACCTGGCCCGACTTCGCCCACAACCACGACGAGTTGCGGTTCACCTCCCGCCACGAACTCCTGCACGAGATCGAGAAGGAGAGCTGGACCTGGCGGCCCGACCCGGCCGCGCCGGCGCTCCCGATGCGCCAGTACGGCGCGTTCCATCCCGGCACCAACATGGGCGGCGCCGGCACGCACTGGTCGGCGGTGATGTGGCGCTTCCTGCCCTCCGACTACGACTGGCTCACCCACCACACCGAGCGCTACGGCCCCGACGCGCTCCCCGAGGGGCACAGCAACCAGGACTGGCCGGTCTCCTACGACGACCTCGAACCGCACTTCACCCAGTTCGAGATCGACACCGGCATGTCCGGTCAGACCGGCAACCTGAACGGACAGCTGCTCGAGGGCGGAAATCCGTTCGAGGGGCCGCGAAGCCAGCCCTATCCGCTCCCGCCGCTGGCCCCCACCCGCGCCGGCAGTCGGTTCGCCGAAGCCGCCGAACGTCTCGGCCTGCGACCGTTCCTGCAACCGTCGTCGATCCTGTCGCAGGGCTACACCGACATGACGGGCAAGCCCCGTAGCGGCTGCCTGTACTGCGGGTACTGCACCCGCTACGGCTGCGAGGTCGACGCCAAGCTGTCGCCCCAGACCACCTTCCTGCCGCTCGCCTTCGACACCGGCCGCTACGAGATCCGCACGCACTGCTACGTGACCGGCATCGAGACCGACAACACCGGCCGGGCGACGGGACTGACCTACCTCGGCCGTGATGGGCGCGAGCACTTCCAGCCGGCGCGGATCATCCTCGTGAGCGGCTACACGATGAGCAACGTGCGGCTGCTCATGCTCTCACGCAGCAACGCCCACCCCGACGGCATCGGCAACGCGCGCGGGCAACTCGGGCGCAACGCCACCCATCAGATCCTGCAGCTGCCCTCCATCGGGATGTTCGAAGGTGAACGGTTCAACACCTTCATGGGCAACACCGCCACCACGCACGCCGTCTACGAGTACGTGGGTGACAACTTCGACCACACCGGACTGGGCTTTGTGGGCGGCGCCCAGATCTTTCCGTACGCCGGCGAACGCCTCCCGATCGGCAACGTCGAGGGAATTCCCCACGCGGCGACCACCGGCGAGGAGAACGCCGACGGCGACCCCCGCGAGTGGGGGCAGGCGTTCAAGGACCGCATGCGCAACTGGGACAGCTTCATCCCCCTCGCGATCCAGGGCGACAGCCTCGCCTACGAACAGAACCGGTTCGACCTCGATCCGAACTTCACGGACTTCCTCGGCCGCCCGTTGCTGCGCATCACGTTCGACTGGACCGACAACGAACGCCGTCTGCACGCCTTCCTCGCCGAGCGCTGCTCCGAGATCATGGACGAGATGGGGCCGACCGAACGCACCGACCAGCCCGAGATCGAGGACTACAACATCGGCCGCTACCAGACCACCCACATCCAGGGCGGCTGCATCGCGGGCGACGACCCGGGCAACTCGGTCACCAACCGCTACGGGCAGGTGTGGGACGCACCCAACGTGTTCGTGACGGGGGCCGCCCTGTTCCCGCAGAACCCCGGCGCCAACCCGACCACCACGGTGACCGCGTGGATGTACTACGCGCTCGAGGCGATCAAGTCGCAGTACCTGCGCAACCCCGGCGAGCTGATGTCGTGA